In Picosynechococcus sp. PCC 7002, the following are encoded in one genomic region:
- a CDS encoding nitrite/sulfite reductase — MTTTTTPKTWKEVLGDRIPPQMAEEIDTFENQMALRCQDKLDEKVFAELRLRRGAYGQRYDNGFRNDGVKAKAIPFPKTELTKGPDTKWQAPGMQRIKIPYGGMTAEQMDVLADICEEYSDNILHITTRQDIQLHFISLDNVPDMHRRLAAVGITVREACGNSVRNVTACPLAGVCHDEVFDVTGHAQELTDFFLGHRDIQDFGRKLKIAFSGCEDHPCGLTSMHDLGFIAKTKEIDGEIVKGFKVYVGGGLGSVPFLAKLFEDFVPLEEIFPLSQAIFRVFARLGEKKNRNKARIKFLVQKLGLEEFKRLVTEERALLEADPGWTAWVERLTAYEEKGKPAPVAADQTFDHGEEFTKWKTTNLYPQRQTGFYTVAVSLPLGDATSPQFRGLADIVRKYTNDTVRTTVEQNILIRWVHEADLPALYADLKAINLHSGGAHSIIDITACPGTDTCKLGIGSSRGLAGELRRRMALKGWQYDQAVKDIRVKISGCFNSCSQHMVAEIGFYGSSRQVQRRRVPHFNLVLGGEWANNASTYGKSMGVLPSKRIPDVVEFLIDTFMQERLENEKFTEFFNRIGRKEMKERLQPFTEVPSYEEDPSFYSDWADTREFTLGDIGVGECAGEVVTLTDFSMADAESLHFDATVLLDNPQNGDVQLAADKAIAAMVSAAQALLKFQNIDISDDPEVVSAEFRKYFYDTELFFDPFAKGKFAQFFFSALKHKDKAASLEQSQRLVEESRLFIEAAHACNGRMIEAGITSPVSFKQWLLKQGFGIN, encoded by the coding sequence ATGACCACGACGACAACTCCCAAAACTTGGAAAGAGGTCCTTGGCGATCGCATTCCGCCCCAGATGGCCGAAGAAATTGACACCTTTGAAAACCAAATGGCCCTCCGCTGCCAGGACAAACTCGACGAAAAAGTGTTTGCCGAACTGCGTCTTCGTCGGGGCGCCTACGGTCAGCGTTACGATAACGGCTTCCGGAATGATGGGGTCAAAGCCAAAGCAATTCCTTTTCCCAAAACAGAACTCACCAAAGGCCCCGATACCAAATGGCAGGCCCCAGGCATGCAGCGGATCAAAATTCCCTATGGGGGGATGACCGCCGAACAAATGGATGTTCTCGCTGACATTTGCGAAGAATATTCCGACAACATTCTCCACATCACCACCCGTCAGGACATCCAACTTCACTTCATTTCCCTCGATAATGTCCCGGATATGCACCGTCGCTTAGCGGCAGTGGGCATTACGGTACGGGAAGCCTGTGGTAACTCCGTACGCAACGTTACCGCTTGTCCCCTCGCTGGTGTTTGCCATGACGAAGTCTTTGACGTCACAGGCCATGCCCAAGAACTAACGGACTTTTTCCTCGGTCACCGGGATATCCAGGATTTTGGCCGTAAATTAAAGATCGCCTTTTCTGGTTGTGAAGATCATCCCTGTGGTTTGACTTCCATGCATGACCTTGGCTTTATCGCTAAAACCAAAGAAATTGATGGTGAAATTGTCAAAGGGTTTAAAGTTTATGTCGGTGGCGGCTTAGGTTCTGTACCGTTCCTGGCGAAACTCTTTGAAGATTTTGTGCCCCTTGAGGAAATTTTCCCCCTCTCCCAGGCCATCTTCCGCGTCTTTGCCCGCCTTGGGGAAAAGAAAAACCGCAACAAAGCCCGGATTAAGTTCCTCGTCCAAAAGCTCGGTCTCGAAGAATTTAAACGTCTGGTTACCGAAGAACGGGCGCTCCTCGAAGCTGATCCCGGTTGGACAGCCTGGGTTGAGCGTCTCACTGCCTACGAAGAAAAAGGTAAACCCGCTCCTGTTGCTGCGGATCAAACCTTCGATCATGGCGAAGAATTCACCAAGTGGAAAACCACAAACCTCTATCCCCAACGGCAAACAGGCTTCTATACTGTTGCGGTTTCTTTGCCCCTAGGAGATGCCACCTCGCCCCAATTCCGGGGTCTGGCTGATATCGTCCGCAAATATACCAATGACACAGTAAGGACAACCGTTGAGCAGAATATCTTGATCCGTTGGGTACATGAAGCAGATCTTCCCGCCCTCTATGCGGATCTCAAGGCGATTAACCTCCATAGTGGTGGTGCCCATTCGATCATTGACATTACCGCTTGCCCGGGTACAGATACTTGCAAATTGGGGATCGGTAGTTCTCGCGGTTTAGCTGGGGAATTGCGTCGTCGCATGGCCCTCAAGGGGTGGCAGTATGACCAGGCAGTCAAGGATATCCGCGTCAAGATCAGCGGCTGTTTCAACTCCTGCTCCCAACACATGGTGGCAGAAATTGGTTTCTATGGTTCTAGTCGTCAGGTACAACGGCGACGGGTGCCCCACTTTAACCTGGTACTAGGTGGGGAATGGGCAAATAATGCCTCTACCTACGGCAAATCCATGGGGGTTTTGCCCTCGAAGCGCATTCCTGATGTGGTGGAATTTCTCATTGATACGTTCATGCAGGAACGCCTGGAAAATGAGAAATTTACAGAATTTTTCAACCGCATTGGCCGTAAGGAAATGAAGGAGCGACTCCAGCCCTTCACGGAAGTGCCTAGCTATGAAGAAGATCCTTCGTTCTATTCTGACTGGGCGGATACCCGTGAATTTACCCTTGGGGATATTGGTGTCGGTGAATGTGCCGGAGAAGTGGTCACCCTCACGGACTTTAGTATGGCTGACGCAGAAAGCCTCCACTTTGATGCAACGGTGCTGCTTGATAATCCGCAAAATGGCGATGTTCAACTGGCGGCGGATAAGGCGATCGCCGCCATGGTTAGTGCGGCTCAGGCCCTGTTGAAATTCCAGAACATCGATATTAGCGATGATCCAGAAGTGGTGAGTGCCGAGTTCCGCAAGTATTTCTACGATACGGAACTGTTCTTTGATCCCTTTGCGAAGGGGAAATTTGCCCAGTTCTTCTTCTCCGCCCTGAAGCATAAAGATAAAGCTGCCAGCCTTGAACAGTCCCAGCGCTTGGTGGAAGAATCCCGTCTCTTTATTGAAGCGGCCCACGCTTGTAACGGTCGGATGATCGAGGCAGGGATCACCAGCCCAGTGAGCTTTAAGCAATGGCTCCTGAAGCAAGGATTTGGTATCAACTAA
- a CDS encoding Coenzyme F420 hydrogenase/dehydrogenase, beta subunit C-terminal domain, translating to MTAQIPAHKKAKGLPRGSVRPAKALCSDCGLCDTHFIHYVKEACAFLNQQFDKLETKVHGRKRDLDQEQEMYFGVHQKMVAARKTEPIEGAQWTGIVSSLACKMLEEKLVEGVVCVQSSPDDRFQPMPIIATTPEEILAARVNKPTLSPNLTILEQIEQGGFKKLLVIGVGCQIQALRAVQDKLGLEKLYVLGLPCVDNVTRAGLQKFLDTTSRSPETVVYYEFMQDFKVHFKHEDGSTETVPFFGLKTNQLKDVFAPSCMSCFDYTNGLADLVVGYMGAPFGWQWMVVRNETGQEMFDLVADQIETQPVSSKGDRRAAVQNSIPAYDKGVTLPMWAAKLMGIVIEKIGPKGLEYAKFSIDSHFTRNYLYTRRNYPGKLEAHVPEFAKKIVAQYELPKD from the coding sequence ATGACTGCCCAAATTCCCGCCCACAAGAAAGCGAAAGGTTTACCCCGGGGAAGTGTTCGTCCGGCCAAGGCCCTGTGTAGTGACTGTGGCCTCTGTGACACCCATTTTATCCACTATGTCAAAGAAGCCTGTGCTTTTCTAAACCAGCAGTTTGACAAGCTCGAAACCAAAGTCCATGGCCGCAAGCGGGATCTAGACCAAGAGCAGGAAATGTATTTTGGCGTGCATCAAAAAATGGTGGCTGCCCGGAAAACGGAACCCATCGAAGGGGCGCAGTGGACGGGGATTGTCAGTTCCCTCGCCTGCAAAATGCTCGAAGAAAAACTGGTAGAAGGCGTGGTCTGTGTGCAGAGTTCCCCTGATGATCGTTTTCAGCCGATGCCGATCATCGCCACTACCCCAGAGGAAATCCTCGCCGCCCGGGTCAACAAGCCAACCCTCTCGCCCAATTTGACGATCCTAGAGCAGATTGAACAGGGGGGATTTAAGAAACTATTGGTGATCGGTGTGGGTTGCCAGATCCAAGCTTTGCGGGCAGTACAGGATAAATTGGGCCTCGAAAAACTTTATGTTTTGGGTTTGCCCTGTGTGGATAATGTCACTCGCGCGGGTTTGCAGAAATTCCTCGATACCACCAGTCGCTCCCCGGAAACAGTGGTCTACTACGAGTTCATGCAGGATTTTAAGGTGCATTTTAAGCATGAGGATGGTTCGACGGAAACAGTCCCCTTCTTTGGCTTAAAAACCAATCAACTGAAGGATGTGTTTGCACCGTCTTGTATGAGTTGCTTTGACTATACCAACGGTTTAGCGGATCTCGTAGTGGGTTATATGGGCGCTCCCTTCGGTTGGCAGTGGATGGTCGTGCGCAACGAAACAGGCCAGGAAATGTTTGATCTCGTCGCCGATCAAATTGAAACGCAGCCGGTTAGTTCTAAAGGCGATCGCCGCGCCGCTGTGCAAAATAGTATTCCTGCTTACGATAAGGGCGTTACTCTACCAATGTGGGCCGCGAAACTGATGGGAATTGTGATCGAAAAGATTGGCCCGAAGGGTTTAGAGTACGCAAAATTTTCCATTGATTCTCACTTTACGCGGAACTATCTCTATACCCGCCGCAATTACCCAGGCAAGCTGGAAGCCCATGTGCCAGAGTTTGCGAAAAAAATCGTCGCCCAGTACGAACTGCCTAAAGACTAG
- the grpE gene encoding nucleotide exchange factor GrpE — protein sequence MSHPHAAQLQTLMAQANVSDVIQLAAYSRVAARQIYRLQAGLIHSIPVEAVVKLAQYFDQSVDEFLALFLPTGIQPLEFTPKTTQATGIDPAELEALQTEGDRLRAQLETQAINHAEEIEQLQHHLQVQQQEYTDKIDHLQQQLTDQAEAQAQQEETLKAEYARLETQLDSQQAQNEQRWQQEALDILEAWLLQWSAAAKAAQDNAQFPARTLVALTQPFEQLLASWDVTPIGTVGEIVDYDPQEHQLVKNHGDVGPGDAVVIQNAGYRQGDRLLHRAKVIHQEEPKGTEN from the coding sequence ATGAGCCATCCCCACGCTGCCCAACTCCAAACCCTCATGGCCCAAGCCAATGTGAGCGATGTCATTCAACTGGCGGCCTATTCGCGGGTCGCAGCGCGGCAAATTTACCGACTGCAAGCTGGGCTCATTCATAGCATCCCCGTCGAAGCCGTGGTGAAATTGGCTCAATATTTCGATCAATCGGTGGATGAATTTCTCGCTCTATTTCTGCCCACAGGGATTCAGCCGTTAGAATTTACCCCCAAAACAACCCAAGCAACTGGGATTGACCCCGCCGAACTCGAAGCACTCCAGACAGAAGGCGATCGCCTCCGCGCCCAACTAGAAACCCAGGCCATCAACCACGCCGAGGAAATCGAGCAGCTCCAACACCATCTCCAAGTCCAGCAGCAGGAATATACCGACAAAATCGATCACCTCCAACAACAGTTAACCGACCAAGCCGAAGCCCAGGCCCAGCAGGAAGAAACCCTCAAAGCCGAGTATGCCCGCCTAGAAACCCAACTCGACAGCCAACAAGCGCAAAATGAGCAACGCTGGCAACAGGAAGCCCTGGATATCCTCGAAGCTTGGCTGTTGCAATGGTCTGCCGCTGCCAAGGCCGCCCAAGACAATGCCCAGTTCCCCGCTAGAACTCTGGTGGCCCTCACGCAGCCCTTTGAGCAACTCCTCGCGAGCTGGGATGTGACCCCCATTGGCACCGTCGGCGAAATTGTGGACTATGACCCCCAAGAGCATCAATTAGTAAAAAATCACGGTGATGTCGGCCCAGGGGATGCGGTGGTAATTCAAAATGCGGGCTACCGCCAAGGCGATCGCCTTTTGCATCGGGCGAAAGTGATCCATCAGGAAGAACCCAAAGGGACAGAAAACTAA
- a CDS encoding SRPBCC family protein, which produces MSGWLEHSVQVEVDAPIDLVWELWSDLEQMPQWMKWIDSVAILKDDPDLSRWKLASGSFEFTWLSRITKVVKHQIIQWESVDGLPNRGAIRFYDRHGKTIVRLSIAYDIPGILGQVMDNLFLGRVVESTIQADLHRFRDYVKNLQEQSPTSV; this is translated from the coding sequence ATGTCAGGTTGGCTAGAGCACAGCGTACAGGTAGAAGTTGACGCCCCCATCGATCTCGTTTGGGAACTCTGGTCAGATCTCGAACAAATGCCCCAGTGGATGAAATGGATTGATTCTGTCGCCATCCTCAAGGACGACCCAGATCTGTCCCGCTGGAAATTGGCCAGTGGTTCCTTTGAATTTACCTGGCTCTCTCGGATCACAAAGGTTGTTAAGCACCAAATTATTCAGTGGGAATCCGTTGATGGCCTGCCGAATCGGGGGGCGATCCGTTTCTATGACCGCCATGGCAAAACGATTGTTCGCCTCAGCATTGCCTATGATATCCCTGGTATTTTGGGACAGGTTATGGATAATCTCTTCTTAGGCCGGGTCGTGGAATCAACCATTCAAGCCGATCTCCACCGTTTCCGAGACTATGTTAAAAATCTTCAGGAACAATCGCCCACCTCTGTCTAG
- a CDS encoding o-succinylbenzoate synthase translates to MNYRFRFAPYQRPFKTPLQTHHGLWTVREGIILSLRDERGRITQGEIVPLPWFGTETLEEAIAFCAAFGGNITSEQIAAIPDALPACQFGFETAQLNLASTENLVSLPPTKFCQLIRRSPTLFQDLQTLLQQGFRTFKLKIALDIPATEIALCQQILETLPADGRLRLDANGGLTLEQVKQWLDWGESQAKLEFIEQPLAPAHFSNLLQLNAEFQTQIALDESVSQVASLEHCYAQGWRGVFVIKLAIAGFPSRLQDVCQTKKLDFVLSTVFETAVGQRALLNFSQDFVQSRRALGMGGTQWI, encoded by the coding sequence GTGAATTATCGGTTTCGCTTTGCCCCCTATCAGCGCCCCTTTAAAACGCCTTTGCAAACTCACCATGGTCTGTGGACGGTGCGGGAGGGAATTATTCTTTCCCTGCGAGATGAAAGGGGACGGATTACTCAGGGGGAAATTGTGCCTTTGCCGTGGTTTGGGACAGAAACCCTAGAGGAGGCGATCGCCTTTTGTGCTGCCTTTGGGGGAAACATTACCAGTGAGCAAATTGCGGCAATTCCTGATGCTTTACCAGCTTGTCAATTCGGTTTTGAAACGGCTCAACTTAACCTTGCCAGTACCGAAAATTTAGTATCCTTACCCCCTACAAAATTCTGTCAGTTAATCCGGCGATCGCCCACCCTGTTCCAAGATCTACAAACTTTACTACAACAAGGATTTCGCACCTTTAAACTGAAAATTGCCCTGGATATACCCGCAACAGAAATCGCCCTCTGTCAGCAGATCCTCGAAACCTTGCCCGCTGATGGTCGGTTGCGCCTCGATGCCAATGGCGGTTTAACCCTAGAACAAGTGAAACAATGGTTAGATTGGGGCGAATCTCAAGCAAAACTAGAATTTATCGAGCAGCCCTTAGCTCCTGCGCATTTTTCGAATTTATTGCAGTTAAATGCCGAATTTCAGACCCAAATTGCCCTCGATGAGTCCGTTTCCCAGGTCGCTTCTTTAGAACATTGTTATGCCCAGGGTTGGCGCGGTGTCTTTGTGATCAAATTGGCGATCGCCGGCTTTCCGTCCCGTCTTCAAGATGTCTGTCAAACTAAAAAGCTGGATTTTGTACTCTCTACTGTTTTTGAAACGGCAGTCGGCCAACGGGCACTTTTAAATTTTTCTCAGGATTTTGTCCAGTCCCGACGAGCCTTGGGTATGGGCGGCACCCAGTGGATTTGA
- the glmU gene encoding bifunctional UDP-N-acetylglucosamine diphosphorylase/glucosamine-1-phosphate N-acetyltransferase GlmU: MVAVAILAAGKGTRMKSDLPKVLHPLGGRSLVERVIESCALIKPERICTIVGYRAAEVKMALAHLPHLEFVEQTEQLGTGHAVQQLLEPLKDFVGDVVILNGDVPLLRPETIADLVSTHQKNNNDATLLTAQLPNPTGYGRVFCDGDNLVTQIVEHRDCNDAQRKNNRINAGVYCFKWGVLAEALPKLTTNNDQQEYYLTDVILHCDKVMAMDVADFQEISGINDRFQLSAAYEILQDRIKEKWMKAGVMIHQPDTVTIDDTVQLEPDVMIEPQTHLRGNSLIKTGCRLGPGSLIENSVIEANTTILYSVVSDSQVGENAQIGPYTHIRGQAKVGEQCRIGNFVEVKKSTIGNNTNMAHLSYIGDATLGAKVNIGAGTITANYDGVNKHQTVIGDRSKTGANSVLVAPITIGEDVTIAAGSTITKDVDNDCLVVARARQKEIKGWRLQS; encoded by the coding sequence ATGGTAGCGGTAGCAATTTTGGCAGCAGGCAAAGGTACACGGATGAAGTCGGATCTCCCAAAAGTCCTTCATCCCCTCGGCGGGCGATCGCTCGTGGAACGGGTGATTGAAAGTTGTGCTCTCATTAAACCAGAACGAATTTGCACCATTGTCGGTTACCGCGCGGCTGAGGTAAAAATGGCCCTGGCCCATTTGCCTCACCTAGAATTTGTTGAACAAACGGAACAACTCGGCACCGGTCACGCTGTCCAACAGCTCCTCGAACCTCTCAAAGATTTTGTGGGCGATGTCGTGATTCTCAACGGCGATGTGCCTCTCCTGCGCCCTGAAACCATTGCAGATCTCGTGAGTACCCACCAGAAAAATAATAATGACGCAACTCTATTAACGGCCCAACTGCCAAATCCCACGGGTTATGGTCGTGTGTTTTGCGATGGTGACAACCTAGTCACCCAAATCGTCGAACATCGCGACTGCAACGATGCCCAACGTAAGAATAATCGGATCAATGCGGGTGTCTACTGTTTCAAGTGGGGGGTGTTGGCCGAGGCGCTACCCAAATTAACCACCAACAACGATCAACAGGAATATTACCTCACGGACGTTATTCTCCATTGCGATAAAGTGATGGCGATGGATGTGGCGGATTTCCAGGAAATTAGCGGTATTAATGACCGTTTTCAGCTTTCGGCAGCCTACGAAATTTTGCAAGACCGCATCAAGGAAAAATGGATGAAGGCCGGGGTCATGATCCACCAGCCCGATACAGTTACCATTGACGACACCGTGCAGCTCGAACCAGATGTGATGATCGAACCCCAAACCCATCTGCGGGGCAATAGTTTGATCAAGACTGGTTGCCGCCTAGGGCCGGGCAGCTTGATTGAAAATAGCGTCATTGAAGCCAATACAACAATTCTCTACAGCGTGGTGAGTGATAGCCAGGTGGGAGAAAATGCCCAAATTGGCCCCTATACGCACATTCGCGGCCAGGCTAAGGTTGGGGAGCAATGCCGGATCGGGAATTTCGTGGAGGTCAAAAAATCGACCATCGGCAACAATACCAACATGGCCCACCTCTCCTATATCGGCGATGCCACCCTAGGAGCAAAGGTGAATATCGGCGCTGGGACGATCACAGCGAACTATGACGGTGTGAATAAGCATCAAACAGTGATTGGCGATCGCAGTAAAACCGGAGCCAATAGCGTCCTGGTTGCGCCCATCACCATCGGCGAAGATGTGACCATTGCGGCAGGCTCAACAATCACCAAGGATGTGGATAATGATTGCCTCGTTGTCGCCCGGGCTCGCCAGAAGGAGATTAAAGGGTGGCGCTTACAGTCTTGA
- a CDS encoding CPBP family intramembrane glutamic endopeptidase, which translates to MNQSNQPPLEPLSRQQVLLLMGITALLLFIVGNLWRLIGNVELLAWEFSGLALIQGVAIALGIIVASSLLYAVWAEYRRSVDTYLEFVLKPLAVPDAIWLGLLPGLSEEFLFRGIMLPGLGLGWGALCLSSLIFGVLHISGAQQWSYAVWATVIGFILGYSAIATGNLLVPVVAHIVTNFTSSLIWKLRHESP; encoded by the coding sequence GTGAATCAATCCAACCAACCGCCCTTAGAACCGTTATCCCGCCAACAGGTGCTCCTTCTTATGGGGATCACAGCGCTGTTGCTGTTCATTGTGGGAAATCTCTGGCGGTTAATCGGCAATGTAGAACTTTTGGCCTGGGAATTTTCGGGACTGGCTCTTATCCAGGGGGTGGCGATCGCCTTGGGGATCATTGTCGCCAGCAGTCTCCTCTACGCCGTCTGGGCGGAATATCGTCGCAGTGTCGATACTTACCTTGAATTTGTCCTCAAACCCCTGGCCGTGCCCGATGCCATTTGGTTGGGACTGTTGCCGGGGCTAAGTGAAGAATTTCTGTTTCGGGGAATTATGCTACCGGGCCTGGGTTTGGGATGGGGCGCCCTCTGTTTATCGAGCTTGATTTTTGGGGTACTCCACATCAGCGGCGCCCAGCAATGGTCCTATGCCGTTTGGGCGACGGTAATTGGGTTTATTCTCGGTTACAGTGCGATCGCCACCGGAAATTTACTTGTGCCTGTGGTTGCCCATATCGTGACAAACTTCACCTCAAGCCTGATTTGGAAACTCCGCCACGAATCACCCTAG
- a CDS encoding DUF3326 domain-containing protein, which produces MFLAPTPSRTVPYTSMLIIPTGIGAKIGGYAGDGIPIARLMAQVCDRLITHPNVLNGAQLFWPMANTFYVEGYGLDQFAAGNWGLRPVRQNKVGLLLDQGIEAELKTRHIQGAEACRATLGLPITDYVVTDAPLNVTLKVSETGVSWGTIENVGSLLRAAEKLITQAKVEAIAVVARFPDDEDSELLAQYRQGSGVDALAGAEAVISHLLVKKFQIPCAHAPALSPLPIEPELSPKAAAEELGYTFLPCILAGLSYAPQFVTTGDRQAGEIWADQVDSLVIPASACGGSAVLSLAQTQTLIIAVNENDTALSIFPESVGIKARRVDSYLEAIGIMVAHRAGLDFSSLRPTVPPLNAI; this is translated from the coding sequence ATGTTCCTCGCACCGACCCCAAGCCGCACTGTTCCCTACACCTCAATGCTGATCATCCCCACGGGGATCGGCGCGAAAATTGGTGGCTATGCGGGGGATGGGATTCCCATTGCACGGCTGATGGCCCAGGTGTGCGATCGCCTGATTACCCACCCCAACGTGTTAAACGGGGCGCAACTCTTTTGGCCAATGGCAAATACGTTCTATGTAGAAGGCTATGGCCTCGATCAATTCGCTGCGGGGAACTGGGGGTTACGACCCGTGCGACAAAATAAAGTGGGATTACTCCTCGATCAAGGCATTGAAGCAGAATTAAAAACCCGTCACATCCAGGGAGCCGAAGCTTGCCGCGCGACCTTAGGTTTGCCGATCACAGATTATGTTGTGACGGATGCGCCCTTGAATGTCACCCTCAAAGTTTCGGAAACGGGGGTCAGTTGGGGGACGATTGAAAATGTGGGCAGTTTGTTGCGGGCGGCGGAAAAACTAATTACCCAGGCCAAGGTGGAGGCGATCGCCGTTGTGGCTCGCTTTCCTGACGACGAAGATAGCGAATTGCTCGCCCAATATCGCCAGGGATCTGGGGTCGATGCCCTCGCGGGTGCTGAGGCAGTGATTTCCCACCTGCTCGTGAAAAAATTTCAGATTCCCTGCGCCCATGCCCCAGCTTTATCGCCTTTACCCATTGAACCGGAACTTTCCCCAAAAGCCGCTGCCGAAGAATTAGGCTACACTTTTTTGCCCTGTATCCTGGCCGGGTTGAGCTATGCGCCCCAATTTGTCACCACAGGCGATCGCCAAGCCGGAGAGATCTGGGCGGATCAGGTCGATAGCCTAGTGATCCCCGCCAGTGCCTGTGGCGGTAGTGCCGTTTTGAGCCTTGCCCAGACCCAAACATTGATCATTGCTGTAAACGAAAATGACACTGCATTAAGCATTTTTCCAGAATCCGTTGGGATTAAAGCCCGTCGGGTAGACTCATACTTGGAGGCAATTGGGATCATGGTCGCCCACCGTGCTGGATTAGATTTTTCGAGTCTGCGACCCACTGTGCCCCCCCTCAATGCAATCTAG
- a CDS encoding ABC transporter permease, with product MNLKRIWAIASNCFREVIRDRILYFLGFYGLVFALAVRILPDVSATAGAKIVVDFGLGMIGILSVLVAVFVGTGLVNKEIEKRTILVLIPKPISRAELIVGKHLGLSAVVAVMLVAMGIIYFALLAWSQSMMPLLWQGSTVPLGPISLSLGYLFIELMLIIAVAIAFGVFTSSLLATLFSFGIYLMGHFSTDLVKLGELSQNAGVQWITENLYKVLPDLSRLNFRNEVVYGVVPDGQTLLLSAIYGLVYVILLQAIAIFIFSRRQF from the coding sequence ATGAATCTTAAGCGCATTTGGGCGATCGCCAGTAATTGTTTTCGAGAAGTGATCCGCGATCGCATTTTGTATTTTTTGGGATTTTACGGCCTGGTATTTGCCCTGGCGGTACGAATTTTACCCGATGTGTCGGCGACGGCAGGGGCGAAGATCGTCGTGGATTTTGGCCTGGGGATGATCGGTATCTTGAGTGTGCTGGTGGCTGTTTTTGTGGGCACGGGCTTGGTCAACAAAGAAATTGAAAAACGCACAATCCTGGTGCTGATCCCCAAACCGATTAGCCGCGCCGAACTGATCGTCGGGAAGCATCTGGGGCTGTCGGCGGTGGTGGCGGTGATGTTAGTTGCCATGGGAATTATTTACTTCGCACTCTTGGCTTGGTCACAAAGTATGATGCCGCTGCTGTGGCAAGGGTCAACGGTACCGCTGGGGCCAATCTCCCTTTCCCTCGGTTATTTATTTATTGAGCTAATGCTGATCATTGCCGTGGCGATCGCCTTTGGGGTATTCACCAGTTCTCTGTTGGCGACCTTGTTCTCCTTTGGGATTTACCTGATGGGCCACTTCAGCACCGATTTAGTGAAATTAGGGGAATTGAGCCAAAATGCCGGAGTTCAGTGGATCACCGAAAATCTCTATAAAGTTTTGCCGGATTTATCGCGTCTCAATTTCCGTAATGAGGTGGTTTATGGGGTGGTTCCCGATGGCCAAACTCTACTACTCAGTGCGATTTATGGCCTTGTCTACGTGATTTTGCTCCAGGCGATCGCCATCTTTATTTTCAGTCGACGGCAATTTTAA
- a CDS encoding type II toxin-antitoxin system RelE family toxin → MDSYQISWKASAKKELRKIQPQIIPKIIEVVESLAADPYPNGCKKMAGMSSTYRIRKGKYRIIYSVLKNALIIEIIRVGHRQNIYE, encoded by the coding sequence ATGGACTCCTACCAAATTAGCTGGAAAGCTTCAGCAAAAAAAGAACTCCGAAAAATTCAGCCTCAGATTATTCCAAAAATCATTGAAGTCGTTGAATCTTTAGCGGCTGATCCTTATCCTAATGGTTGTAAAAAAATGGCTGGAATGTCTTCAACTTATCGTATCCGCAAAGGCAAATACCGCATTATTTATTCTGTCTTAAAAAATGCATTAATCATTGAAATTATTCGTGTTGGTCATCGCCAAAATATTTATGAATAA